Sequence from the Fictibacillus arsenicus genome:
ATAGACCTTGACATTTTATTGTATAATAGTGTAAGTATACAGACGGAAGACTTAGAAATTCCGCATCCACGTATGCTTGAAAGGGCATTTGTTCTGCTACCTCTTAGTGAAATTGCTCCTGATAACGTTTATCCGGATAAAACAATTTCTTTACATCAAGTCCTTTGCGAACAAAGAGATAAAGAAGGTGTACGCATATGGAAGAAGATCGACTGGGAAGACGCATCCGTGCGTTCAGAAAGTTAAAAGGTTATACGCAAGAGCAGCTTGCTAAAGATATCGGTATATCAGTATCGGTTCTTGGCGAGGTGGAAAGGGGCAGCCGAAAGCCCAAAGTAGATTTGCTCCATAAAATAGCGAATCAATTCAGCATTAACGTTGAAGAGTTACAGTAAGCAGATAGATTTTATTAATTGATTGAAACGAGGTGATATGTACGTTGAAAATCGGTGATATTATGTTGAAAAACCCTGTTGTCCTTGCCCCTATGGCAGGTGTGTGCAACCCTGCATTCCGTTTGATCGCAAAAGAGTTCGGAGCAGGACTTGTATGTGCAGAGATGGTAAGTGACAAAGGAATTCTTTATGAAAATGAAAAATCGCTGAAGATGCTATATGTAGATGAACGCGAAAAACCGCTAAGCCTTCAAATTTTTGGGGGAGAACGCGAATCATTGGTAGCTGCAGCTAAATATGTTGATAAACATACCAATGCAGATATTATAGATATAAATATGGGATGCCCGGTTCCAAAAATCACAAAATGTGATGCAGGAGCAAAGTGGCTGCTTGATCCAGATAAGATCTATGAGATGGTGGCAGCAACAGTTGATGCTGTTCAAAAGCCGGTAACAGTAAAAATGCGTGTCGGATGGGATGAAGATCACATTTATGCTGTTAAAAACGCACAGGCAGTTGAACGTGCTGGCGGCGCAGCAGTTGCAGTGCACGGCCGTACACGTGTTCAAATGTATGAAGGAACTGCAAACTGGGACATCATCAAAGAAGTAAAACAAAATGTTTCGATTCCTGTAATCGGAAATGGTGATATCTCAACTCCTCAAGAAGCGAAAGAGCGTCTTGAAAAATATGGCGTTGACGGTGTAATGATCGGGAGAGCAGCTCTCGGAAATCCATGGATGCTGTATCGTACCGTTCAATACCTAGAAACAGGAGAGATTCTTCCTGAACCGGATGCTCGTGAAAAAATGAATATCTGCATGCTTCACATGGATCGTTTGATCGAGCTTAAAGGCGAAGATGTTGCAGTTCGAGAAATGAGAAAACATGCAGCTTGGTATCTTAAAGGATTACCGAAGACAGGATCTGTCCGAAATGAAATTAACCAGATGACAACACGTGACGGCATGAGCAAGGTATTGTTCGGTTACGTAGATCAGCTGGAAGAAAAACAGCAAAAAATCAGCTAATTATAGTGACATACAGCCAGATCATCAGATGACTGGCTGTTGTTTGCTTAAATGGTCAAAACAACAGCCGGTGTTTTCTTTTATTAAAAACTGAGGGGGAATAGCATATGAATATGCTAAAACTCACACAAGAAGGCACCAGGAAGCTTGAAAATGAACTGCAGTACCTGAAAAAACGCAAAAAGGAATTCCGGAATTCGCCGGAAAAAGATTTCATAATGAGCCGGATGGAAGAGATAGAGAGAGTATTATCATCTTCTATTACATGGCCAGTTGTAAGAGAAGCGGCAGATTTTGTAGAAGCCGGTTCAACCATTACAATAGAGGAAACCGTCTATAAAGAGAGATACACATATACAATTGTTCATCCTTATGAAGCGGATCCCCGTGATAATATGATTTCTGTTCATTCTCCGATTGCAAAAGCCGCCATTGGTAAAACGGTAAATACATTAATTTGTGTTCAAGTACCGGCGGGTGAAAATTTAACTTATAACATAATAGATATCCAAAACTGCTAAAGGTAGGAGTGTTCCCATGAGTCAAGAAGTAGAATTAAATGATTTGCTGCGTGTGCGGCGCGAAAAGTTAGCTTCTTTAACAGAAAAAGGATTAGATCCGTTTGGTACAAAGTTTAGCCGTACCCATACAGCTGCTGATCTTGTAACTGAGTATGGAGAAGTTGAAAAAGAAGAACTGGACAGCCAGGAGATCGAAGTTACTCTTGCTGGACGTATCATGACTAAGCGCGGAAAAGGTAAAGCTGGTTTTGCTCATATTCAGGACTTAACAGGTAAAATTCAGATTTACGTAAGACAGGATGCAGTCGGCGAAGATCAATATGATTTGTTCAATACTATTGATATCGGTGACTGGGTAGGAGTTACGGGATTAGTATTTAAAACAAAAGTCGGGGAACTTTCTATTAAAGCAAAAGACTTTCAGCTTTTAACTAAATCCTTGCGTCCTCTTCCAGACAAGTTCCATGGATTAAAAGATGTTGAACAGCGCTACCGTCAGCGTTATGTCGATTTAATCATGAACCCAGAAGTAAAAGATACTTTTATATCTCGTTCAAAGATTATTCGTTCTATGCGCCGTTACTTAGATGATCATGGCTACTTGGAAGTTGAAACACCAACGATGCATTCTATTCCTGGAGGAGCATCTGCCCGCCCGTTTATTACACATCACAATGCGTTGGACATGGAGCTTTACATGCGTATCGCGATCGAACTTCACTTAAAGCGTCTGATCGTAGGCGGTCTTGAAAAGGTTTATGAAATCGGCCGTGTATTCCGTAATGAAGGTGTATCTACTCGCCACAACCCGGAATTCACGATGATTGAATTGTATGAAGCTTATGCTGATTACCTTGATATTATGGAACTTACTGAAAATCTCATCGCTCATATTGCGGAAGATGTGCTCGGATCAACCACAGTAAAGTATGGTGATTATGAAGTAGATCTTAAACCTCGCTGGAAGAGAGTTCATATGGTCGATGCTATTAAAGAAGCAGCAGGTGTGGATTTCTGGCCGGAAATGTCAGATGAAGAAGCGCGCGAACTAGCTAAAAAGCATAACGTGCCAGTAAAAGATAATATGTCTTATGGACATGTTGTAAATGAATTCTTTGAGCATTTTGTTGAAGAAAAGCTTATTCAGCCTACATTTGTATACGGACATCCGGTTGCGATTTCTCCTCTTGCTAAAAAGAATCCAGAGGACCCGCGTTTTACTGACCGTTTCGAACTATTTATCGTAGGCCGCGAACATGCGAATGCGTTCTCGGAGCTTAACGATCCGATCGATCAGCGCGAACGTTTTGAAGAACAATTAAAAGAACGTGCTGAAGGCAACGATGAAGCACACATGATGGATGAAGATTTTGTAGAGGCGCTTGAATATGGTATGCCTCCAACTGGCGGACTGGGAATCGGTATTGACCGCCTGGTTATGTTATTAACGAACTCACCATCTATCCGTGACGTATTGTTATTCCCGCAAATGCGCCATTCAGAGAAATAAGTTATTTAAAACCAGCCTTGTGCTGGTTTTTTTATTTATACAGGAATGATTTGTTTTTGTTTTGAGAAAGATAATTGAGGTGCTGGCAGAATAATTGCCATTTCACAATATCTTGTGTTTAAAGGTTAATCGTTTAGCCCATATTGTAATTAGCCTTATGGCGGTATTGTTTGAAGAAAAAATGTTTAGCTATTTTAAGAAAAACTATTGTACAAGAGCGAAAATGGTGGTATATTATTCTTCGTCGCAAGGAATACTAACGTGTTGATTGCTTATCAAAAACCATTTGAAGTTTTTTCGAAAAAGCTGTTGACAACAAGGGTTGCGGCATGATAACCTAATAAAGTCGCCAAAACGAGCGGCGTTAAAAAAGGTTTAAACAAGTTCTTTGAAAACTGAACAAAAGCAAAGGTAAGGAATTAAGAATTAATTCCGTCAGTAACAAATTAGAGCAAGTCAAACACTTTTATGGAGAGTTTGATCCTGGCTCAGGATGAACGCTGGCGGCGTGCCTAATACATGCAAGTCGAGCGAATGAAGAGGGGTTTGCTCCTCTGATTTAGCGGCGGACGGGTGAGTAACACGTGGGTAATCTGCCTGTAAGACGGGGATAACTCCGGGAAACCGGGGCTAATACCGGATAATAAGAAGAAACGCATGTTTCTTTTTTGAAAGTCGGTTTCGGCTGACACTTACAGATGAGCCCGCGGCGCATTAGCTAGTTGGTGAGGTAACGGCTCACCAAGGCGACGATGCGTAGCCGACCTGAGAGGGTGATCGGCCACACTGGGACTGAGACACGGCCCAGACTCCTACGGGAGGCAGCAGTAGGGAATCTTCGGCAATGGGCGAAAGCCTGACCGAGCAACGCCGCGTGAGCGATGAAGGCCTTCGGGTCGTAAAGCTCTGTTGTTAGAGAAGAACAAGTACGAGAGTAACTGCTCGTACCTTGACGGTACCTAACCAGAAAGCCACGGCTAACTACGTGCCAGCAGCCGCGGTAATACGTAGGTGGCAAGCGTTATCCGGAATTATTGGGCGTAAAGCGCGCGCAGGCGGTCTCTTAAGTCTGATGTGAAAGCCCACGGCTCAACCGTGGAGGGTCATTGGAAACTGGGAGACTTGAGTGCAGGAGAGAAAAGTGGAATTCCACGTGTAGCGGTGAAATGCGTAGAGATGTGGAGGAACACCAGTGGCGAAGGCGGCTTTTTGGCCTGTAACTGACGCTGAGGCGCGAAAGCGTGGGGAGCAAACAGGATTAGATACCCTGGTAGTCCACGCCGTAAACGATGAGTGCTAGGTGTTGGGGGGTTCCACCCTCAGTGCTGAAGTTAACACATTAAGCACTCCGCCTGGGGAGTACGACCGCAAGGTTGAAACTCAAAGGAATTGACGGGGGCCCGCACAAGCAGTGGAGCATGTGGTTTAATTCGAAGCAACGCGAAGAACCTTACCAGGTCTTGACATCCTCTGATCACTCTAGAGATAGAGCTTTCCCCTTCGGGGGACAGAGTGACAGGTGGTGCATGGTTGTCGTCAGCTCGTGTCGTGAGATGTTGGGTTAAGTCCCGCAACGAGCGCAACCCTTGACCTTAGTTGCCAGCATTCAGTTGGGCACTCTAAGGTGACTGCCGGTGACAAACCGGAGGAAGGTGGGGATGACGTCAAATCATCATGCCCCTTATGACCTGGGCTACACACGTGCTACAATGGATGGTACAAAGGGTTGCGAAGCCGCGAGGCCAAGCCAATCCCAAAAAGCCATTCTCAGTTCGGATTGTAGGCTGCAACTCGCCTACATGAAGCCGGAATTGCTAGTAATCGCGGATCAGCATGCCGCGGTGAATACGTTCCCGGGCCTTGTACACACCGCCCGTCACACCACGAGAGTTTGTAACACCCGAAGTCGGTGGGGTAACCCTTTTGGGAGCCAGCCGCCGAAGGTGGGACAGATGATTGGGGTGAAGTCGTAACAAGGTAGCCGTATCGGAAGGTGCGGCTGGATCACCTCCTTTCTATGGAGATTATGAAAACAGCTTCGACTGTTTCGTAAGTACACCTTTTGCCTTTTGTTCAGTTTTGAAGGAACTTTATACTTCCTTTAGGGGCCTATAGCTCAGCTGGTTAGAGCGCACGCCTGATAAGCGTGAGGTCGATGGTTCGAGTCCATTTAGGCCCACCATTTAAATTTTATATTCCTAGAATATGGGGCTTTAGCTCAGCTGGGAGAGCGCCTGCCTTGCACGCAGGAGGTCAGCGGTTCGATCCCGCTAAGCTCCACCATTGCACATCTTATGGATGATGCATTTTTAAATTGTGTTCTTTGAAAACTAGATATCGACATCCAAACAAAGTAATGCAAGGCAGATAGATTATTTATCTGCGCCAAAGCAAGAATCTTTGATGTGTAAACATCATATAAGGTTAAGCTAGAAAGGGCGCACGGTGGATGCCTTGGCACTAGGAGCCGAAGAAGGACGGGACGAACACCGATATGCCTCGGGGAGCTGTAAGTAAGCACTGATCCGGGGATTTCCGAATGGGGGAACCCACCATCCGTAATGGGATGGTATCCATATCTGAATACATAGGGTATGAGAAGGCAGACCCGGGGAACTGAAACATCTAAGTACCCGGAGGAAGAGAAAGCAAATGCGATTTCCTGAGTAGCGGCGAGCGAAACGGAAACAGCCCAAACCAGAGGGCTTGCCCTCTGGGGTTGTAGGACACTCTACATGGAGTTACAAAGGAACGAAGTAGGTGAAGCGGTCTGGAAAGGCCTGCCAAAGAAGGTAACAGCCCTGTAGCTGAAACTTCGTTCCCTCCTGAGTGGATCCTGAGTACGGCGGGACACGTGAAACCCCGTCGGAATCCGGGAGGACCATCTCCCAAGGCTAAATACTCCCTAGTGACCGATAGTGAACCAGTACCGTGAGGGAAAGGTGAAAAGCACCCCGGAAGGGGAGTGAAAGAGATCCTGAAACCGTGTGCCTACAAGTAGTCGGAGCCCATTAACGGGTGACGGCGTGCCTTTTGTAGAATGAACCGGCGAGTTACGATCCCGTGCAAGGTTAAGTTGAATAGACGGAGCCGCAGCGAAAGCGAGTCTGAATAGGGCGACATAGTACGTGGTCGTAGACCCGAAACCGTGTGATCTACCCATGTCCAGGGTGAAGTTCAGGTAACACTGAATGGAGGCCCGAACCCACGCACGTTGAAAAGTGCGGGGATGAGGTGTGGGTAGGGGTGAAATGCCAATCGAACACGGAGATAGCTGGTTCTCCCCGAAATAGCTTTAGGGCTAGCCTCGCGGCAAGATTCCTGGAGGTAGAGCACTGATTGGACTAGGGGCCCCCACAGGGTTACCGAATTCAGTCAAACTCCGAATGCCAGAGAATTATCCGCGGGAGTCAGACTGCGAGTGATAAGATCCGTAGTCAAAAGGGAAACAGCCCAGACCATCAGCTAAGGTCCCAAAGTATACGTTAAGTGGCAAAGGATGTGGAGTTGCCCAGACAACCAGGATGTTGGCTTAGAAGCAGCCACCATTTAAAGAGTGCGTAATAGCTCACTGGTCGAGTGACTCTGCGCCGAAAATGTAACGGGGCTAAACGTATCACCGAAGCTATGGCTTGTACCTTTAGGTACAGGGGTAGGGGAGCGTTCGAAGTGCAGTGAAGTCAGACCGGAAGGACTGGTGGAGCGCTTTGAAGTGAGAATGCCGGTATGAGTAGCGAAAGACAAGTGAGAATCTTGTCCATCGAAAGCCTAAGGTTTCCTGAGGAAGGCTCGTCCGCTCAGGGTTAGTCGGGGCCTAAGCCGAGGCTGAAAAGCGTAGGCGATGGATAACAGGTTGATATTCCTGTACCACCTCCTTTCCGTTTGAACAATGGGGGGACGCAGTAAGGTAGGGTGAGCGCACTGATGGAATAGTGCGTCTAAGCAGTTAGGCTGTTGGATAGGCAAATCCGTCCAACGTGAAGGCTGAGCTGTGATGGCGAGGGAAATTTTAGTACCGAAGTCCCTGATCCTACACTGCCAAGAAAAGCCTCTAGTGAGGAAAGAGGTGCCCGTACCGCAAACCGACACAGGTAGGCGAGGAGAGAATCCTAAGATGATCGGGAGAACTCTCGTTAAGGAACTCGGCAAAATGACCCCGTAACTTCGGGAGAAGGGGTGCTCTGATAGGGTTTATCGCCCGAGAGAGCCGCAGTGAATAGATCCAAGCGACTGTTTAGCAAAAACACAGGTCTCTGCGAAACCGCAAGGTGAAGTATAGGGGCTGACACCTGCCCGGTGCTGGAAGGTTAAGAGGAGGGGTTATCCCTTACGGGAGAAGCTCTGAATTGAAGCCCCAGTAAACGGCGGCCGTAACTATAACGGTCCTAAGGTAGCGAAATTCCTTGTCGGGTAAGTTCCGACCCGCACGAAAGGTGTAACGACTTGGATACTGTCTCAACGAGAGACCCGGTGAAATTATAGTACCTGTGAAGATGCAGGTTACCCCGCGACAGGACGGAAAGACCCCATGGAGCTTTACTGCAGCTTGATATTGGATTTTGGTACAGCTTGTACAGGATAGGTAGGAGCCTGAGAAGCCGGAGCGCCAGCTTCGGTGGAGGCGTCGGTGGGATACTACCCTGGCTGTATTGAAATTCTAACCTTGAACCGTGATCCGGTTCGGAGACAGTGTCAGGCGGGCAGTTTGACTGGGGCGGTCGCCTCCTAAACAGTAACGGAGGCGCCCAAAGGTTCCCTCAGAATGGTTGGAAATCATTCGCAGAGTGTAAAGGCACAAGGGAGCTTGACTGCGAGACCTACAAGTCGAGCAGGGACGAAAGTCGGGCTTAGTGATCCGGTGGTTCCGCATGGAAGGGCCATCGCTCAACGGATAAAAGCTACCCTGGGGATAACAGGCTTATCTCCCCCAAGAGTCCACATCGACGGGGAGGTTTGGCACCTCGATGTCGGCTCATCGCATCCTGGGGCTGAAGTAGGTCCCAAGGGTTGGGCTGTTCGCCCATTAAAGCGGTACGCGAGCTGGGTTCAGAACGTCGTGAGACAGTTCGGTCCCTATCCGTCGCGGGCGCAGGAAATTTGAGAGGAGCTGTCCTTAGTACGAGAGGACCGGGATGGACACACCGCTGGTGTACCAGTTGTTCCGCCAGGGGCATAGCTGGGTAGCTACGTGTGGACGGGATAAGTGCTGAAAGCATCTAAGCATGAAGCCCCCCTCAAGATGAGATTTCCCATCACGTTAAGTGAGTAAGACCCCTTAGAGATGATGAGGTTGATAGGTCTGGTGTGGAAGCGTGGTGACACGTGGAGCTGACAGATACTAATCGGTCGAGGGCTTATCCTTAATATTGTATGAAACGTTTGGAAACGTCGTATCTAGTTTTGAGAGAACAACCTCTCAAACTTAATAAAATCATGGTTAACGTCATGGTTAGGTCTAGTGATGATGGCGAAGAGGTCACACCCGTTCCCATACCGAACACGGAAGTTAAGCTCTTCAGCGCCGATGGTAGTTGGGGGTCTCCCCCTGTTAGAGTAGGACGTCGCTAGGCAATGAGGAAGATGGATGAAGATCCATCTTCTTTTTTTGTGTTAAAAAGAAAGAAAACAACAGCTTTTTTATAGAAAATCCATGCTGGTTACCTAAAAGAAGTAAAATTGGGACGAGAAACGACTAGTAGTTGAGGTTCAAAAAACAGTAGCCGAACCGTTATAAGTTCTCAAAAAAATTTATAAGTCTCCATCTAAATCGGAGAATATCAGCGGTGAAGAAGATAGCTGATCGACCTCACTTTTGTCGAAAAGTCTATAAATGAAAATTTACAGCTTGAAAAGCAAAAAATTACAGCTTACAAATATAAATTTCAGCCTATAAATCCAAATTACAGCCTAGAAAATAAAATTACAGCCTGAAAACACTTTACCCCTAATGAATCCCTCGGCAGAAAACAAAACAATATCTACAATTGCTATATCAATCAGAGATTCACAATCTCCGAATGAAGTCTAAACGAAGCAAAATCAAGTCTCTTTAGTTATATAACCTCCATCCACTTCCACAATATCAAAAGGCTCACCTAACAACCATCCCATCAAAAAAACCACATCAGCAAATCCCATCATGCCTCCAAAACCACCATCTTTTCGACAGAATCATACAGGTTAAAGCACGACTCATGAGGCAATAATGGAGGCATAGAGATTTGCATTTTCAGAAAAAACCTGGCTATAATAAGAGTATAGTCAAAGTTAGTCAAAGTCAGAAGGGGGAGGGGAAATGAGGAATATTTCAGATGTGATTGAAAATTATTTGAAGCAAATTCTCTCAAGCACAAACGATTTGGCCATCGAGATTAAACGGACAGATATTGCTGAAAGGTTTCAATGCGTACCTTCTCAAATAAATTATGTAATCAACACGAGATTTACGGTTGAAAAAGGTTTTGTGGTGGAAAGTAAAAGAGGTGGAGGCGGTTATATCCGGATCATGAAAGTTCGAACCGAGAGCTCCGCACATCTTATCGATCACTTAACAACCTTGATTGGTGAAAGGATATCACAAGGCAACGCAGAAAATGTAATTAAGAGACTACTGGAGGAAAACATTGTCCGTGAACGTGAAGCGAGGCTGATGTTGAGCGTTATGGACCGTTCCATCTTAAAGCTGAATCTTCCAGATAGAGATGAATTGCGTGCAGAACTTTTAAAAGCTATGATAAAAACTTTAAAATATAGAACCACATAGCCCTTTTTTTCATTCTATATAAAGGGAGGGAGCAGAATGAATTGTGAAGAATGCCATGAACGTGAAGCCTCATTGCATTTTACTAAGATCATAAATGGTGAGAAAACAGAATTTCACATTTGTGAACATTGTGCTAAAGAAAAAGGAGAATTCCTGCCGGGGTCGAATTCCTTTTCCATTCACCAATTGCTTTCTGGTCTTCTGCATGGTGATGGACATGTTCCGAATACACCATCATCTAACTTTATTCCGCCATCGTTAGCCTGTGAAAAATGCGGAATGAGTTATTATCAGTTTGCTAA
This genomic interval carries:
- a CDS encoding UvrB/UvrC motif-containing protein, which codes for MNCEECHEREASLHFTKIINGEKTEFHICEHCAKEKGEFLPGSNSFSIHQLLSGLLHGDGHVPNTPSSNFIPPSLACEKCGMSYYQFAKIGRFGCDNCYKAFESKLNPIFKRVHGGNTLHAGKIPLRAGSSIQEKKQLQQLKQAMQQYILNEEFEKAAETRDEIREIEHRLQQGRDT
- the dusB gene encoding tRNA dihydrouridine synthase DusB, which codes for MLKNPVVLAPMAGVCNPAFRLIAKEFGAGLVCAEMVSDKGILYENEKSLKMLYVDEREKPLSLQIFGGERESLVAAAKYVDKHTNADIIDINMGCPVPKITKCDAGAKWLLDPDKIYEMVAATVDAVQKPVTVKMRVGWDEDHIYAVKNAQAVERAGGAAVAVHGRTRVQMYEGTANWDIIKEVKQNVSIPVIGNGDISTPQEAKERLEKYGVDGVMIGRAALGNPWMLYRTVQYLETGEILPEPDAREKMNICMLHMDRLIELKGEDVAVREMRKHAAWYLKGLPKTGSVRNEINQMTTRDGMSKVLFGYVDQLEEKQQKIS
- a CDS encoding GreA/GreB family elongation factor; this encodes MNMLKLTQEGTRKLENELQYLKKRKKEFRNSPEKDFIMSRMEEIERVLSSSITWPVVREAADFVEAGSTITIEETVYKERYTYTIVHPYEADPRDNMISVHSPIAKAAIGKTVNTLICVQVPAGENLTYNIIDIQNC
- a CDS encoding CtsR family transcriptional regulator, whose protein sequence is MRNISDVIENYLKQILSSTNDLAIEIKRTDIAERFQCVPSQINYVINTRFTVEKGFVVESKRGGGGYIRIMKVRTESSAHLIDHLTTLIGERISQGNAENVIKRLLEENIVREREARLMLSVMDRSILKLNLPDRDELRAELLKAMIKTLKYRTT
- a CDS encoding helix-turn-helix domain-containing protein, producing MEEDRLGRRIRAFRKLKGYTQEQLAKDIGISVSVLGEVERGSRKPKVDLLHKIANQFSINVEELQ
- the lysS gene encoding lysine--tRNA ligase yields the protein MSQEVELNDLLRVRREKLASLTEKGLDPFGTKFSRTHTAADLVTEYGEVEKEELDSQEIEVTLAGRIMTKRGKGKAGFAHIQDLTGKIQIYVRQDAVGEDQYDLFNTIDIGDWVGVTGLVFKTKVGELSIKAKDFQLLTKSLRPLPDKFHGLKDVEQRYRQRYVDLIMNPEVKDTFISRSKIIRSMRRYLDDHGYLEVETPTMHSIPGGASARPFITHHNALDMELYMRIAIELHLKRLIVGGLEKVYEIGRVFRNEGVSTRHNPEFTMIELYEAYADYLDIMELTENLIAHIAEDVLGSTTVKYGDYEVDLKPRWKRVHMVDAIKEAAGVDFWPEMSDEEARELAKKHNVPVKDNMSYGHVVNEFFEHFVEEKLIQPTFVYGHPVAISPLAKKNPEDPRFTDRFELFIVGREHANAFSELNDPIDQRERFEEQLKERAEGNDEAHMMDEDFVEALEYGMPPTGGLGIGIDRLVMLLTNSPSIRDVLLFPQMRHSEK